From Thermus tengchongensis, the proteins below share one genomic window:
- the argC gene encoding N-acetyl-gamma-glutamyl-phosphate reductase, protein MDKKTLAIVGASGYAGGEFLRLALSHPYLEVKQVTSRRFAGEPVAFVHPNLRGRTNLKFIPPERLEPADILVLSLPHGVFAQEFERYAGLAPILIDLSADFRLKDLELYRKYYGEHPRPELLGRFVYALPELYRDRLREADWMAGAGCNATATILGLYPLLRGGVLKPGPIFVTLLISTSAAGAEPSPASHHPERAGSLRVYKPTGHRHTAEVVENLPGKPEVHLTAIATDRVRGILMTAQAFLLDGWSERDVWQAYREAYGGEPFIRIVKQKKGVHRYPDPRFVQGTNYADIGFELEEDTGRLVVMVAIDNLVKGTAGHALQALNIRMGWPETLGLEFPGLHP, encoded by the coding sequence GTGGATAAGAAGACCCTCGCCATCGTGGGGGCCTCGGGGTATGCGGGAGGGGAGTTTTTGCGCTTGGCCCTTTCCCACCCTTACCTCGAGGTGAAGCAGGTGACCTCGAGGCGCTTCGCCGGGGAGCCCGTGGCCTTCGTCCATCCCAACCTGCGGGGCAGAACCAACCTGAAGTTCATCCCCCCGGAAAGGCTGGAGCCCGCCGACATCCTGGTCCTTTCCCTGCCCCACGGGGTCTTCGCCCAGGAGTTTGAGCGCTACGCCGGCTTAGCCCCTATCCTCATCGACCTCTCCGCGGACTTCCGCCTCAAGGACCTCGAGCTTTACCGCAAGTACTACGGGGAGCACCCGAGGCCCGAGCTCCTGGGTCGCTTCGTCTACGCCCTGCCCGAGCTCTACCGGGACCGCTTGCGGGAAGCGGACTGGATGGCGGGGGCGGGGTGCAACGCCACCGCCACCATCCTGGGGCTTTACCCCCTCCTCCGCGGGGGCGTGCTCAAGCCAGGACCCATCTTCGTCACCCTCCTCATCTCCACCTCGGCGGCGGGGGCCGAGCCCAGCCCCGCCAGCCACCACCCCGAGCGGGCAGGCTCCCTCCGGGTCTACAAGCCCACGGGCCACCGCCACACCGCCGAGGTGGTGGAAAACCTCCCGGGAAAGCCCGAGGTGCACCTCACCGCCATCGCCACCGACCGGGTGCGGGGCATCCTCATGACCGCCCAGGCCTTTCTCCTGGACGGCTGGAGCGAGCGGGACGTGTGGCAGGCCTACCGGGAGGCCTACGGGGGGGAGCCTTTCATCCGCATCGTCAAGCAGAAGAAAGGCGTGCACCGCTACCCGGACCCCCGCTTCGTCCAGGGCACCAACTACGCGGACATCGGCTTTGAGCTGGAGGAGGACACCGGGCGCCTGGTGGTCATGGTGGCCATCGACAACCTGGTGAAGGGCACCGCCGGCCACGCCCTGCAGGCCCTCAACATCCGCATGGGCTGGCCTGAGACCCTGGGGCTGGAGTTTCCCGGGCTACATCCCTAG
- a CDS encoding [LysW]-aminoadipate kinase, whose translation MIVVKVGGAEGIDYGAVAKDAAALWKEGVRLLLVHGGSALTNRVAEALGHPPRFLTHPGGQVSRLTDKETLDIFLMVYCGLTNKRLVELLQKEGVNALGLSGVDGRLLEGRRKTAVKYVEDGKVKIHRGDYTGTVERVNRALLDLLLEAGYLPVITPPAISYEGEAINTDGDQVAALLATAYGAEALVYLSNVPGLLANYPDEASLVREIPVDKVEAPEYLALAQGRMKRKVMGAVEAVRGGVKRVVFADARVENPIRRALAGEGTVVR comes from the coding sequence GTGATCGTGGTGAAAGTGGGCGGCGCTGAGGGCATCGATTACGGGGCGGTGGCTAAGGACGCCGCCGCTTTGTGGAAGGAGGGGGTGAGGCTCCTTTTGGTGCACGGGGGGAGCGCCCTCACCAACCGGGTGGCGGAGGCCCTGGGCCACCCGCCCCGTTTCCTCACCCACCCTGGAGGGCAGGTGAGCCGCCTCACGGACAAGGAAACCCTGGACATCTTCCTCATGGTCTACTGCGGCCTCACCAACAAGCGGTTGGTGGAGCTGTTGCAGAAGGAAGGGGTGAACGCCCTCGGGCTTTCCGGGGTGGACGGGAGGCTTCTGGAAGGGCGCAGGAAGACCGCGGTGAAGTACGTGGAAGACGGCAAGGTGAAAATCCACCGCGGGGACTACACGGGCACCGTGGAGCGGGTGAACCGGGCCCTTTTGGACCTCCTCCTCGAGGCGGGGTATTTGCCCGTGATCACCCCTCCCGCCATCAGCTACGAGGGGGAGGCCATCAACACCGATGGGGACCAGGTGGCGGCCCTCTTGGCCACCGCTTATGGGGCCGAGGCCCTGGTCTATCTCTCCAACGTGCCCGGCCTTTTGGCCAACTACCCCGACGAGGCCAGCCTGGTGCGGGAGATCCCCGTGGACAAGGTGGAGGCCCCCGAGTATCTGGCCCTGGCCCAGGGGCGGATGAAGCGCAAGGTGATGGGGGCGGTGGAGGCGGTGCGGGGTGGGGTCAAGCGGGTGGTCTTCGCCGACGCCCGGGTGGAAAACCCCATCAGGCGGGCCCTGGCCGGGGAGGGCACCGTGGTACGCTAG
- a CDS encoding 1,4-alpha-glucan branching protein has product MARFALVLHAHLPYVRSHGMWPFGEETLYEAMAETYLPLLRALERLHQEGVEARFTLGITPILAEQLADGRIKEGFRAYAKDRLERAQGDYLRYQGTDLEASARHQVAFWELTLDHFHHLGGDLLQAFRRAQERGQVELLTSSATHGYSPLLGYDEALWAQIKTGVATYRRHFAKDPTGYWLPEMAYRPRGFWKPPVEGAREGFRAGVDELLMRAGIRYTFVDAHLVQGGKALSPYGEASLEVESAEATFYVHELESGLRVLARNQETALQVWSADHGYPGEVLYREFHRKDPLSGLHHWRVTHRQADLAQKAPYDPEAAFAKVREHAAHFVGLLERLARQYPDGVILAPYDAELFGHWWYEGVAWLEEVLRLLVRAEGVRAVTAKEAVQGKAVRAALPEGSWGRGGDHRVWLNEGTLDYWRLVYRAEGAMREAVRRGSLPPRVLQQAMRELLLLEASDWPFLIDTGQAAEYAKERYQGHAEAFFQLLRGVSPEELKALEEQDNPFPEADPKLYLEPGLVLS; this is encoded by the coding sequence ATGGCGCGCTTCGCCCTGGTCCTCCACGCCCACCTCCCCTACGTGCGCTCCCACGGGATGTGGCCCTTTGGGGAGGAGACCCTGTACGAGGCCATGGCCGAGACCTACCTGCCCCTCCTGCGGGCCTTGGAGAGGCTTCACCAGGAGGGGGTGGAGGCCCGCTTCACCCTGGGCATCACCCCCATCCTGGCGGAGCAGCTGGCCGACGGCCGGATCAAGGAGGGCTTCCGCGCCTACGCCAAGGACCGCCTGGAGCGGGCCCAGGGCGACTACCTGCGCTACCAGGGGACGGACCTCGAGGCCAGCGCCCGCCACCAGGTGGCCTTCTGGGAGCTCACCCTGGACCACTTCCACCACCTAGGGGGCGACCTCCTCCAGGCCTTCCGCCGGGCCCAGGAGCGGGGGCAGGTGGAGCTCCTCACCTCCAGCGCCACCCACGGCTACTCTCCGCTTCTGGGATACGACGAGGCCCTCTGGGCCCAGATCAAGACGGGGGTGGCCACCTACCGCCGCCACTTCGCCAAGGACCCCACGGGCTACTGGCTTCCGGAGATGGCCTACCGGCCTAGGGGCTTCTGGAAGCCTCCGGTGGAGGGGGCGAGGGAGGGCTTCAGGGCCGGGGTGGACGAGCTTCTGATGCGCGCGGGCATCCGCTACACCTTCGTGGACGCCCATCTGGTCCAGGGGGGGAAGGCCCTTTCCCCCTACGGGGAGGCCTCCTTGGAGGTGGAGAGCGCCGAGGCCACCTTCTATGTGCACGAGCTGGAGTCGGGCCTGCGGGTCCTGGCCCGCAACCAGGAGACCGCCCTCCAGGTCTGGAGCGCGGACCACGGCTACCCCGGGGAGGTGCTTTACCGGGAGTTCCACCGCAAGGACCCCCTTTCCGGCCTCCACCACTGGCGGGTGACCCACCGGCAGGCGGACCTGGCCCAGAAGGCCCCCTACGACCCCGAGGCGGCCTTCGCCAAGGTGCGGGAGCACGCCGCTCACTTCGTGGGGCTCTTGGAGCGCCTGGCCCGGCAGTACCCGGATGGGGTCATCCTTGCCCCCTACGACGCCGAGCTCTTCGGCCACTGGTGGTACGAGGGGGTGGCTTGGCTGGAGGAGGTGCTCCGGCTTCTCGTCCGGGCGGAAGGGGTGCGGGCGGTGACGGCCAAGGAGGCGGTGCAGGGCAAGGCGGTGCGGGCCGCTTTGCCCGAGGGCTCCTGGGGCCGGGGCGGGGACCACCGGGTCTGGCTCAACGAGGGAACCCTGGACTACTGGCGCCTGGTCTACCGGGCGGAGGGGGCCATGCGGGAGGCGGTGCGCCGGGGAAGCCTGCCCCCAAGGGTGCTCCAGCAGGCCATGCGGGAGCTTCTGCTCCTTGAGGCCTCCGACTGGCCCTTCCTCATCGATACCGGCCAGGCGGCGGAGTATGCCAAGGAGCGCTACCAGGGGCATGCCGAGGCCTTCTTTCAGCTCCTCCGAGGGGTTTCCCCCGAGGAGCTCAAGGCCTTGGAGGAGCAGGACAACCCCTTCCCGGAGGCCGACCCCAAGCTTTACCTGGAGCCCGGTCTGGTCCTTTCCTGA
- a CDS encoding nitrilase-related carbon-nitrogen hydrolase translates to MIRHAILQFRPEKARLKENLARLEGHLKALRSHAPEVVVLPEAALTGYFLQGGVRELALTRFELLELLSEVHRRAGDEGLLDVGGGFYERDEGAYYNSAYEGLLDVVVGFYERDEGAYYNSAAYLELPHRIVHVHRKVFLPTYGVFDEERYLARGSRVGAFQTRFGRAAILICEDFWHSITAAIAALDGAEVLYVPAASPARGFHGERPENVERWRTLARAVAAEHGVYVVLASLVGFEAGKGMSGGSLAVGPEGRILAEAPLFEEAALLFALDRERIPPVRYDSPLLSDLQAALPLLLPDLERVLQKEGR, encoded by the coding sequence GTGATCCGGCACGCCATACTGCAGTTCCGCCCTGAGAAGGCCAGGCTGAAGGAGAACCTGGCCCGCCTCGAGGGCCACCTGAAGGCCCTCCGCTCCCACGCCCCCGAGGTGGTGGTCCTGCCCGAGGCCGCCCTCACCGGCTACTTCCTGCAAGGGGGGGTGCGGGAGCTGGCCCTGACCCGGTTTGAGCTTTTGGAGCTTCTCTCCGAGGTCCACCGGCGGGCGGGGGACGAGGGGCTTTTGGACGTGGGGGGGGGTTTTTACGAGCGGGACGAGGGGGCCTATTACAACAGCGCNTACGAGGGGCTTTTGGACGTGGTGGTGGGTTTTTACGAGCGGGACGAGGGGGCCTATTACAACAGCGCCGCCTACCTGGAGCTTCCCCACCGCATCGTCCACGTGCACCGCAAGGTTTTCCTGCCCACCTACGGGGTCTTTGACGAGGAGCGCTACCTGGCCCGGGGAAGCCGGGTGGGGGCCTTCCAGACCCGCTTTGGCCGCGCGGCCATCCTCATCTGCGAGGACTTCTGGCACTCCATCACCGCAGCCATCGCCGCCCTGGACGGGGCCGAGGTCCTCTACGTGCCCGCGGCCAGCCCGGCCCGGGGCTTCCATGGGGAGCGCCCAGAAAACGTGGAGCGCTGGCGCACCCTGGCCCGGGCGGTGGCGGCGGAGCACGGGGTGTACGTGGTGCTCGCTAGCCTGGTGGGGTTTGAGGCGGGGAAGGGGATGAGCGGAGGGAGCCTGGCGGTGGGGCCCGAAGGGCGGATCCTGGCGGAGGCCCCCCTCTTTGAGGAGGCGGCCCTTCTCTTCGCCCTGGACCGGGAACGCATCCCCCCTGTGCGTTACGATAGCCCCCTCCTTTCCGACCTGCAGGCCGCCTTGCCCCTTCTCCTTCCCGACCTGGAACGGGTGCTGCAAAAGGAGGGAAGATGA
- a CDS encoding NAD+ synthase: MTVLEAPKAQETLELNWPLVADFLTRFIREELAWRGYEKAIVAVSGGVDSATTLALAVRALGPERVHALFLPHRESSPLSREHAHLVAEAFGVALEEVDITPMVEGYAAQTPDLTPHRKGNVMARARMIVLFDKSQAYGALPLGTGNKTERLFGYFTWHGDDTPPVNPLGDLYKTQVWALARFLGVPEAVVAKAPTADLIPGQTDEADLGVRYLRADVILEHYLKGYPDAYIESLGYTPEEIARVKERVNRTHWKRALPTVALLSSTAIGEFYLRPLDYRS, translated from the coding sequence ATGACCGTTCTGGAAGCTCCCAAGGCCCAGGAGACCCTAGAGCTCAACTGGCCCCTGGTGGCCGACTTCCTCACCCGCTTCATACGGGAAGAGCTCGCCTGGCGGGGCTACGAAAAGGCCATCGTGGCCGTTTCGGGAGGGGTGGACTCCGCCACCACCTTAGCCCTGGCGGTGCGGGCCCTGGGGCCTGAAAGGGTCCATGCCCTCTTCCTGCCCCATCGGGAAAGTAGCCCCCTTTCCCGGGAGCACGCCCACCTGGTGGCGGAGGCCTTTGGGGTGGCCCTGGAGGAGGTGGACATCACCCCCATGGTGGAGGGCTACGCCGCGCAAACCCCGGACCTCACTCCCCACCGCAAGGGCAACGTCATGGCCCGGGCCCGCATGATCGTGCTCTTCGACAAGTCCCAGGCCTACGGGGCCTTGCCCTTGGGCACGGGCAACAAGACGGAAAGGCTTTTCGGCTACTTCACCTGGCACGGGGACGACACCCCCCCGGTGAACCCCTTGGGGGACCTCTACAAGACCCAGGTCTGGGCCCTGGCCCGCTTTCTTGGGGTGCCCGAGGCGGTGGTGGCCAAGGCCCCCACCGCCGACCTCATCCCAGGCCAGACGGACGAGGCCGACCTGGGGGTGCGCTACCTGCGGGCCGACGTCATCCTGGAGCACTACCTGAAGGGCTACCCTGACGCCTACATCGAGAGCCTGGGCTACACCCCTGAGGAGATCGCGCGGGTCAAGGAGCGGGTGAACCGCACCCACTGGAAGCGGGCCCTGCCCACCGTGGCCCTCCTTTCCTCCACCGCCATCGGGGAGTTCTACCTCCGTCCCTTGGACTACCGGTCATGA
- a CDS encoding CoA-binding protein has protein sequence MTDAELKAYLERARTIAVLGAHKDPLRPAHYVPKYLFEQGYRLLPVNPRFRGEELFGTKVVGSLGEILEPVDILDIFRPPEALMGHLEEVLTLRPGMVWLQSGIRHPAFEAALRQAGLLVVADRCLMVEHRRLFSL, from the coding sequence ATGACGGATGCGGAGCTCAAAGCCTACTTGGAAAGGGCGCGCACCATCGCCGTCCTCGGGGCCCACAAGGATCCCCTTCGCCCTGCCCACTACGTGCCCAAGTACCTCTTCGAGCAGGGCTACCGCCTCCTGCCCGTGAACCCCCGCTTTAGGGGAGAGGAGCTTTTCGGGACCAAGGTGGTGGGAAGCCTGGGGGAGATCCTCGAGCCCGTGGACATCTTGGACATCTTCCGCCCCCCGGAGGCCCTCATGGGCCACCTGGAGGAGGTTCTAACCCTCCGCCCTGGGATGGTGTGGCTCCAGTCGGGCATCCGCCACCCTGCCTTTGAGGCCGCCTTGAGGCAGGCGGGCCTCCTGGTGGTGGCGGACCGTTGCCTCATGGTGGAACACCGGCGGCTCTTTTCCCTCTGA
- a CDS encoding A/G-specific adenine glycosylase yields MEAWQKALLAWYREQARTLPWRGEKDPYRVLVAEVLLQQTRVEQAMPYYRRFLERFPTLAALRAASLEEVLKVWQGAGYYRRAVNLHRLAQGVEALPRSYAELLKLPGLGPYTAAAVASMAFGERVAAVDGNIRRVLARLFALEDPAPKALQDLAQRLLPQGEDPGVWNQALMDLGAMVCLPKAPRCLACPLRAFCRGQEEPERYPRPRRRAVREEALAALVLLGRKGVHLERLSGRFQGLYGVPLFPLEELPERAQAFGVAPRPAGKVRHALTHRRLEVQVYLAPWEGEGEDPWEKPLPKLMEKVLRQAQALLAHEGVVPFPHAKP; encoded by the coding sequence ATGGAAGCCTGGCAGAAGGCCCTCCTCGCCTGGTACCGGGAGCAGGCCCGCACCCTTCCCTGGCGGGGGGAGAAGGACCCCTACCGGGTTTTGGTGGCCGAGGTCCTCCTCCAGCAGACGCGGGTGGAGCAGGCCATGCCCTACTACCGCCGCTTCCTGGAGCGCTTCCCCACCCTTGCCGCCTTGCGGGCAGCCTCCTTGGAGGAGGTGCTGAAGGTTTGGCAGGGGGCGGGCTACTACCGCCGGGCGGTGAACCTCCACCGCCTGGCCCAGGGGGTGGAGGCCCTGCCCCGAAGCTACGCCGAGCTCCTGAAGCTTCCCGGCCTCGGCCCCTACACTGCGGCGGCGGTGGCCTCCATGGCCTTTGGGGAGCGGGTGGCGGCGGTGGACGGGAACATAAGGAGGGTCCTCGCCCGGCTTTTTGCCCTGGAAGACCCCGCCCCCAAGGCGCTTCAGGACCTGGCGCAACGCCTTCTGCCGCAAGGGGAAGACCCGGGGGTTTGGAACCAGGCCCTCATGGACCTGGGGGCCATGGTCTGCCTCCCCAAAGCCCCCCGCTGCCTGGCCTGCCCCCTTAGGGCCTTCTGCCGGGGCCAGGAGGAGCCGGAGCGCTACCCCAGGCCCCGGCGTCGGGCCGTCCGGGAGGAGGCCCTGGCGGCTTTGGTCCTCCTGGGGCGGAAGGGGGTCCACCTGGAGCGGCTTTCCGGGCGCTTCCAAGGGCTATACGGGGTGCCGCTTTTCCCCCTGGAGGAGCTCCCCGAGCGGGCCCAGGCCTTCGGGGTGGCCCCCAGGCCTGCGGGGAAGGTGCGCCACGCCCTCACCCACCGCCGCCTCGAGGTCCAGGTCTACCTGGCCCCCTGGGAAGGGGAGGGGGAGGACCCCTGGGAGAAGCCCCTACCCAAGCTCATGGAGAAGGTGCTCCGCCAGGCGCAGGCCCTCTTGGCTCATGAGGGCGTAGTCCCCTTCCCGCACGCAAAGCCCTAG
- a CDS encoding FAD-dependent oxidoreductase: MGAYQVLIVGAGFAGSEAAYRLAREGVRVGLLTQSLDSVMMPFLPPKPPFPPGSLLERAYDPADPRLWTFHARAKYLLEAERNLHLFQATATGLLLEGSRVVGVSTWEGPPVEAERVVLAVGSFLGARLRIGEVEEEAGRLSEASYPDLFQHLLALGFRFLEREGEVPETPTTPGYRVRYHAFHPEEWEAATFRLKRLEGLYGLGLCVREGDYALMSQEGLRLAEHLLHELG; encoded by the coding sequence ATGGGCGCGTATCAGGTCCTCATCGTGGGGGCGGGCTTCGCGGGGAGCGAGGCCGCCTACCGTTTGGCGCGGGAAGGGGTGCGGGTGGGCCTCCTCACCCAGAGCCTGGACTCGGTGATGATGCCCTTCCTCCCCCCAAAGCCCCCCTTTCCCCCAGGGAGCCTGCTGGAAAGGGCCTATGACCCGGCCGATCCCCGGCTTTGGACCTTCCACGCCCGGGCCAAGTACCTGTTGGAGGCCGAAAGGAACCTGCACCTTTTCCAAGCCACGGCCACGGGCCTCCTCTTGGAGGGAAGCCGCGTGGTGGGGGTGAGCACCTGGGAAGGCCCCCCGGTGGAGGCGGAACGGGTGGTGCTGGCGGTGGGGAGCTTCCTGGGGGCTAGGCTCCGCATTGGGGAGGTGGAGGAGGAGGCGGGGAGGCTTTCCGAGGCCAGCTACCCCGACCTTTTCCAGCACCTCCTGGCCCTGGGCTTCCGCTTCCTGGAGCGGGAGGGCGAGGTACCCGAAACCCCCACGACCCCGGGCTACCGGGTGCGCTACCACGCCTTCCACCCTGAGGAGTGGGAAGCGGCCACCTTCCGCTTGAAGCGGCTAGAGGGGCTCTACGGCCTAGGGCTTTGCGTGCGGGAAGGGGACTACGCCCTCATGAGCCAAGAGGGCCTGCGCCTGGCGGAGCACCTTCTCCATGAGCTTGGGTAG
- a CDS encoding C40 family peptidase has protein sequence MPRRLALVVLCLLFPWTLAQATSPQGGSLEGPVLSHTVAPGDTLFSIARRYGTTVEELMRLNGLDTFLIQPGQVLRLPQGGERIHVVAPGDTLFSLARRYGTTVEELMRLNGLSTPGLKVGQTLRIPASRGEEGSRGKAALESPPWTQGGAHARDLRESPPAVGEDYDPESPLLKIVLRYLGVPYKYGANSPTSLDCSAFVAQVYAELGVALPRTTREQFQAFPAVESLRPGDLVFFSFGGKDIDHVGIYLGRGVFAHASSYGSRVVIESLEAPFYRKAYRGARRVVQEVGK, from the coding sequence ATGCCCCGCAGGTTGGCCCTGGTGGTCCTATGTTTGCTTTTCCCTTGGACCCTGGCCCAGGCGACCTCTCCCCAAGGGGGCTCTTTGGAAGGGCCTGTCCTATCGCACACCGTGGCCCCAGGGGATACCCTTTTCTCCATCGCCCGGCGCTACGGCACCACCGTGGAGGAGCTCATGCGCCTCAATGGCCTGGATACCTTCCTCATCCAGCCGGGGCAGGTGCTCAGGCTTCCCCAAGGGGGGGAGCGCATCCACGTGGTGGCTCCCGGGGATACCCTTTTCTCCCTGGCGCGCCGCTACGGCACCACGGTGGAAGAGCTCATGCGCCTCAACGGGCTTTCCACGCCGGGGCTTAAGGTAGGCCAGACCCTAAGGATCCCGGCCTCCAGGGGGGAGGAGGGATCCCGGGGGAAAGCCGCCCTGGAGTCCCCTCCCTGGACCCAGGGTGGAGCCCATGCCCGTGACCTGAGGGAATCCCCCCCGGCGGTGGGCGAGGATTACGACCCGGAAAGCCCGCTTCTCAAAATCGTGCTCCGCTACCTGGGGGTGCCCTACAAGTATGGGGCCAACTCCCCCACCTCCTTGGACTGCTCCGCCTTCGTGGCCCAGGTCTATGCCGAGCTGGGGGTGGCCCTGCCCCGCACCACCCGGGAGCAGTTTCAGGCCTTTCCCGCCGTCGAGTCCTTGCGCCCGGGGGATCTGGTCTTCTTCAGCTTTGGGGGAAAGGATATAGACCACGTGGGCATCTACCTGGGCCGGGGGGTCTTCGCTCATGCCAGCAGCTACGGGAGCCGGGTGGTGATCGAAAGCCTCGAGGCCCCTTTCTATCGGAAGGCCTACCGGGGTGCTCGGCGGGTGGTGCAGGAGGTGGGGAAATAG
- a CDS encoding nitroreductase family protein, whose amino-acid sequence MAVDLLPILAQRRSVRRFKPVPIPEEDLEKLLFALQRAPTDASAQLYSAIRITDPGLRERVAQLSGNQEHIRQAAEFFVFLADVHRLERLLAYRGERMAFWPKTALHFALLDAGLAASYLALTAEALGYGVCFIGGVLNGVEELINLLELPKGVIPAVGLAVGVPDEAGPPRPRLPRKLVVHENRYRPYEPEDLEAGFQAMAPYSRVGDWGRVLRRYFAQGGTMEERERPYGRAIAHQGLDPDLPPGAPFYSLGALLEEALGEARGVLFREGEAWLERETEAFRGEGRPGEALLTALRKARGEIKDWP is encoded by the coding sequence ATGGCGGTGGACCTTCTTCCCATCCTGGCCCAAAGGCGCAGCGTGCGCCGCTTTAAGCCGGTGCCCATACCCGAGGAAGACTTGGAGAAGCTCCTCTTCGCCCTGCAAAGAGCCCCCACCGACGCCAGTGCCCAGCTTTACAGCGCCATCCGGATTACGGACCCCGGGCTCAGGGAAAGGGTGGCCCAGCTTTCCGGTAACCAGGAGCACATCCGCCAGGCAGCGGAGTTCTTCGTTTTCCTGGCGGACGTCCATCGCCTGGAGAGGCTTCTCGCCTATCGGGGGGAAAGGATGGCCTTCTGGCCCAAAACCGCCTTGCACTTCGCCCTCTTAGATGCAGGGCTTGCCGCCAGCTACCTGGCCCTTACCGCTGAGGCCTTAGGTTACGGGGTCTGCTTCATCGGGGGGGTGCTGAACGGGGTGGAGGAGCTCATCAACCTCCTGGAGCTTCCCAAAGGGGTCATCCCCGCGGTGGGCCTGGCGGTGGGGGTGCCGGACGAGGCGGGCCCCCCCAGGCCCCGGCTTCCACGGAAGCTGGTGGTGCACGAGAACCGCTACCGCCCTTACGAGCCTGAGGACCTGGAAGCGGGCTTCCAGGCCATGGCCCCCTATAGCCGGGTGGGGGACTGGGGGAGGGTCTTGAGGCGGTACTTCGCCCAAGGGGGCACCATGGAGGAGCGGGAAAGGCCCTATGGCCGGGCCATCGCCCATCAGGGCCTGGACCCCGACCTTCCCCCTGGCGCTCCCTTCTACTCCCTGGGGGCCCTCCTGGAGGAGGCCCTAGGAGAGGCCCGCGGGGTGCTCTTCCGGGAAGGGGAGGCCTGGCTGGAGCGGGAGACCGAGGCCTTCCGCGGGGAGGGCCGGCCCGGGGAGGCCCTCCTCACCGCCCTTAGGAAGGCCCGGGGAGAGATCAAGGACTGGCCCTGA
- a CDS encoding A24 family peptidase has protein sequence MWPLFALVLGLLVGSFLNVVVHRLPRGESIVFPPSRCPHCGHRLGPMDLVPVLSYLVLRGRCRYCGKPISPRYPLVEALTGGLFLLASLFYPPSLEALLVFAFLGLLVALAFIDLDTYELPDGLTYGLLFLGLLSAYLLSFPRPFVEALDGALIAAGILGLVAGYGGLFLRRFREARAEVPVGPHQVHMAALFGALLGPGVGMALAFLTWALSARTGRPVVLPDRITLPLLPLAWILAPYLGADLLSTLKGSFLAAGGLALAGGLYWAFKPVNEVNKEGEETDPVAMGYGDVKLLGALGAWLGLYSLLALFLGVFVGALVGLAFRQRKIPFGPYLALGGVVAFFFGETLWRAYMAWLGL, from the coding sequence ATGTGGCCCCTTTTCGCCTTGGTCTTAGGCCTTCTGGTGGGCTCCTTCCTGAACGTGGTGGTCCACCGCCTGCCCAGAGGGGAATCCATCGTCTTCCCCCCTTCCCGCTGCCCCCATTGCGGCCACCGCCTTGGCCCCATGGACCTGGTGCCCGTCCTCTCCTACCTGGTCCTCCGGGGTAGGTGCCGCTACTGCGGAAAGCCCATCAGCCCCCGCTACCCCCTGGTGGAGGCCCTCACCGGGGGGCTTTTCCTCCTGGCGAGCCTCTTTTATCCCCCCTCCCTCGAGGCCCTCCTGGTCTTCGCCTTCTTGGGCCTCCTGGTGGCCCTGGCCTTCATCGACCTGGACACCTACGAGCTTCCCGACGGCCTCACCTACGGCCTCCTCTTCCTGGGGCTCCTTTCTGCCTACCTCCTCTCCTTCCCCCGCCCCTTTGTCGAGGCCCTGGACGGGGCCCTGATCGCCGCCGGGATCCTGGGGCTGGTGGCGGGGTATGGAGGGCTTTTCCTGAGGCGCTTCCGCGAGGCCAGGGCGGAGGTGCCCGTGGGACCCCACCAGGTGCACATGGCCGCCCTTTTCGGTGCCCTCTTGGGACCGGGAGTAGGGATGGCCCTGGCCTTCCTCACCTGGGCCCTTTCGGCGCGCACGGGGAGGCCCGTGGTGCTTCCTGACCGGATCACCCTTCCCCTCTTGCCCCTGGCCTGGATCCTGGCTCCCTACCTGGGGGCCGACCTCCTCAGCACCTTGAAAGGGTCCTTCCTGGCGGCAGGGGGGTTGGCCCTGGCAGGGGGGCTTTACTGGGCCTTTAAACCCGTAAACGAGGTAAACAAGGAGGGGGAAGAAACCGATCCCGTGGCCATGGGCTATGGGGATGTGAAGCTTTTGGGGGCGCTGGGAGCCTGGCTTGGGCTCTATAGCCTCCTGGCCCTGTTCCTGGGGGTCTTCGTCGGGGCCCTGGTGGGCCTGGCCTTCCGGCAACGGAAAATCCCCTTCGGCCCCTACCTGGCCTTGGGCGGGGTGGTGGCCTTCTTCTTCGGGGAAACCCTGTGGAGGGCGTACATGGCCTGGCTAGGCCTATAG